In a genomic window of Onychostoma macrolepis isolate SWU-2019 chromosome 08, ASM1243209v1, whole genome shotgun sequence:
- the LOC131545841 gene encoding Rieske domain-containing protein: protein MSSDEDVAAASRHTHFIGKKENIIQARRVVKSVGERDVLVIYHQGDFYAIDVRCYHSGGPLQEGDIEDFDGRTCIVCPWHKYKITLAEGEGLYQAVDPSVKPLKPSWCSKGIKQRVHTVTVSNEDVFLTLNDSPGPIDSDYYQTEKYRNTFLKEGPKKTK, encoded by the exons ATGAGCTCTGATGAAGATGTGGCAGCTGCATCAAGACATACTCATTTCATAGGCAAGAAAGAGAATATAATTCAAGCCAGACGAGTGGTGAAGTCAGTTGGTGAAAGAGATGTTTTGGTGATTTACCACCAGGGGGACTTCTATGCTATTGATGTGCGCTGCTATC ACTCTGGAGGTCCACTTCAGGAAGGAGATATAGAG GACTTTGATGGACGGACATGCATAGTGTGCCCGTGGCATAAGTATAAAATTACATTAGCTGAGGGTGAGGGTCTCTATCAGGCTGTGGACCCTTCTGTGAAGCCCCTGAAACCAAGCTGGTGCTCTAAAGGCATTAAACAAAGAGTCCACACAGTGACAGTGTCTAATGAAGATGTGTTCCTCACCTTAAATGACTCTCCAGGACCCATTGACTCTGACTACTATCAGACTGAGAAATATAGAAACACCTTCCTGAAAGAAGGGCCGAAGAAAACAAAGTGA